In Aedes albopictus strain Foshan chromosome 3, AalbF5, whole genome shotgun sequence, the following are encoded in one genomic region:
- the LOC109425050 gene encoding connectin-like: MSPSRSPSWATLALVLSLTSTSLLQTATARSYEKDTYRKGKTTQITASQPTITTPLVDLCSEDINMKLACHCSPEGHAKAQKASCSIFDGELPRKDANWLAFHTQTSLENLKFTVRKSGNLTYIPSDVLFTLKKLRTLTIEYGIITDIYPYAFGNLTELRTVNLPNNQIKTLHANAFANHPALDEIMLENNDIRRIDREAFVNLPMLIKLNLANNTIGELHDNGFVELTKLEELRLELNMISVLAKEYFKGLENLKVLKLSYNDVNYVGATVFADLWSLQMLFLDGNKIEKLDERAFDGLNNLHYLHLENNRLTTLESGTFTSVSALVVLNLDGNALETLSYSHILPLMDNLVNNSAILSIRDNHLICDCRLSWVYDLNNRTRNEDLRESLNKIECTMGNKNSYNSNPRQNQAPDSSFLESPLDEDGDYFEDAALDNESIEEEKPEVVFLFKVGKDKLYCPEELIGPTDGPNPRASKGILDLPWMPSGGSAIRPSSSRTLVSALACILVSSVGLVVISSVRW; encoded by the exons ATGTCTCCTTCGCGGTCCCCGAGTTGGGCCACTCTGGCGCTTGTTCTATCGCTCACCTCCACAAGCCTTCTGCAAACGGCAACAGCCCGAAGCTATGAAAAAGATACCTACCGGAAAGGAAAAACCACGCAGATAACCGCGTCGCAACCCACGATCACCACTCCGCTGGTAGATCTCTGCTCCGAGGATATCAACATGAAACTGGCCTGCCACTGCTCGCCAGAGGGACACGCCAAGGCCCAGAAAGCGTCCTGCTCAATATTCGACGGCGAACTTCCCCGAAAGGACGCCAACTGGTTGGCCTTCCACACACAGACCAGCCTGGAGAATCTCAAGTTTACCGTACGCAAATCCGGCAATCTCACCTACATCCCGTCGGACGTTCTCTTCACGCTGAAGAAACTGCGAACACTGACCATCGAGTACGGCATCATCACGGACATCTACCCGTACGCGTTTGGTAACCTCACCGAACTGCGAACAGTAAACCTCCCCAACAACCAGATCAAAACCCTGCACGCCAATGCTTTCGCCAATCACCCGGCACTGGACGAAATCATGCTGGAGAACAACGACATCCGTCGGATCGATCGCGAAGCATTCGTCAACCTGCCGATGCTGATCAAACTGAACCTGGCGAACAACACCATCGGAGAACTGCACGACAACGGCTTTGTTGAGCTGACAAAGCTGGAGGAACTTCGGCTGGAGCTGAACATGATTTCGGTGCTGGCCAAGGAGTACTTCAAGGGGTTGGAGAATTTGAAGGTGCTGAAGCTGTCCTACAATGACGTGAACTATGTGGGTGCTACGGTGTTTGCCGATTTGTGGAGTCTGCAGATGTTGTTCCTGGATGGGAACAAAATTGAG AAACTGGACGAACGGGCATTCGATGGACTGAACAATCTGCACTACTTGCACTTGGAGAACAACCGCTTGACCACGCTGGAGAGTGGGACGTTCACCAGCGTGTCGGCTCTGGTGGTGTTGAATCTGGATGGTAATGCGCTGGAAACGTTGAGCTATAGTCACATCCTACCGCTCATGGATAATCTGGTCAACAATAGTGCGATTCTGTCGATTAGAG ATAACCATCTCATCTGTGACTGCCGGCTGTCCTGGGTATACGATCTGAACAACCGCACCCGCAACGAAGACCTCCGCGAAAGCTTGAACAAAATCGAATGTACCATGGGCAACAAGAACTCCTACAACAGCAACCCTCGGCAAAACCAGGCACCCGACTCCTCCTTCTTGGAGTCACCCTTGGACGAAGATGGTGACTACTTTGAGGATGCTGCTTTGGATAACGAATCCATCGAAGAGGAAAAGCCCGAGGTGGTGTTCCTGTTCAAAGTGGGCAAAGATAAGTTGTACTGCCCGGAGGAACTGATTGGCCCCACTGATGGCCCAAACCCGCGAGCATCCAAAGGCATTCTGGATCTCCCGTGGATGCCTTCGGGCGGTAGTGCCATCCGGCCGAGTAGCAGTAGAACGCTTGTTTCCGCTTTAGCTTGCATTCTCGTTTCCTCCGTAGGCTTAGTGGTGATCTCTAGTGTTAGATGGTAA